From the Deltaproteobacteria bacterium HGW-Deltaproteobacteria-18 genome, the window ACACGGCGGCCAGGCGCGCCACCAGCCAGTTACGCGATACGCGGGCCACGCCGACGATGACTCCGAGGACCGTGGCCAGCACGATGGCCAGTGCGGACACGAACAGGGTGTTCAGGATGCCCATGGCAAAAGCCCGGCCGTAAGTGTTCGCGGGGGTGTAAGGCAGCAGGCTGTCGTTGATGGGCAGGCCGCCCTCCACGGACAGGAAATCGAACCCCGAGGCGATGTTGCGCGCCTCCAGGTTGGCCTGGGTGTTGTGGAACAGTTGCAGGGCCACGTAGAGGATAGCTCCGACCACCAGGGCCTGGATCAAAAGAGCGGGCAACTGTTCTTTCAGATTGGACGTGTTCAAGACGGCTGGCTTCCTTTTGGGGGAGTGAACAAAGAACCGCACCGGCCGATTGTCCCGGCCGGTGCGTCATGCGGATTTCTTTCGTTTCGGCTCGTTAGCGGATAGGCATGGCGTAGATCAAACCACCCTTGTTCCACAGGTTGTTGTAGCCGCGAGGGATATTCAGGGCGCTCTTGGGGCCGAAGTTGCGGTCGTACATCTCGCCGTAGTTGCCAACGGCCTGGATGGCCCGGACGAGCCAGTCGTTGTCCAAATCGAGGAAGGAACCGGTATCGCCGGTGGCGCCGAGCATGCGCTGGATCAGCGGATCGGTGGAGGAAGCCTTCATCTCCAGGACATTGGCCTGGGTGATGCCTTTTTCTTCGGCTTCGATGAGGCCGAAGAGAACCCAGGTGACCAGATCCTTCCACTGCTGATCGCCGTGACGGACGAAGGGAGCAAGAGGTTCCTTGGAAAACACCTCGGGAAGGATGATGTGCTCAGCGGCATCGGCGGCGCCTGCCCGCAGAGACGCAAGCTGGCTGACATCGGTGGTGAAGGCGTCAGTGCGGCCGGCCACATAGGCGTTGAAGGCCTCCTTCTTGGACTCGAAGACCACGGTTTCCAGCTTGATGCCGTTGGCGCGGGCAAAGTCGGCCACGTTCAGTTCGGAGGTAGTGCCGGAGACCACGGCCACGGAACCGCCGTCAAGATCGAGGGCCTTGTCCACACCCAGGCTCTTCTTCACCATGAACCCCTGGCCATCGTAAAACAGGACAGCGGTGAAATCCACGCCCTGCTTGCAGTCGCGCTTCATGGTCCAGGTAGTGCCACGGGACAGGTCCACCTGGCCGGAAGACACGGCCACGATCTTCTGCTTGGAAGCCAGCGGAACGAACTTTATTGCCTCGGGGTTCTTCAGCACGGCAGCGGCCACGGCGCGGCCCATGTCCACGTCGAAACCTGCCCAGCGGCCGTTGGAATCCGGCGCGGAGAAACCGGCCACGCCTTCGCTGACACCCAAAATGAGCTGGCCATCCTTCTGCACCTTTTCCAGAGTGCCTGCCATGGCGCCGGTGCACACGAAAGCAAGCATGACCACTGCCAAAAACAGTTTGCCGATAGTTTTCATCCTCTCTCCTTGGATAATGCGACCGCTTTGGAACCGACCGCAATGTTACGGGAATGTTACTGAGGTCTTTCAAACATGAGACTGGGTGTCAATGAAGTGCGCGATAAAATTCCGCAGAGGCCAAGGGAGGCCAATCGCGCAAAATGCCGCAAATACTGGGGGGCAGCCATCAAAAATGACGACTTCCTGAAATGAATCCAAAATGACTCGCTGCAATATTTACTGCCAGATCAGCTCACCCGCCGATAATCGCCTTGAAGACTTCCACGAACCCCATGTCGGCGTACTCTCCCATGAACGACCAAAGAAACTGCCTTCCACGTTCCGTCAGCATCCAACCAAGGACGCCGCAGTTCATCACGACGGTCCACCAGAAGGCGACGCGAAACGACTGTTTGCGGGATTTGTGACGCAGCATGGCCTGGGCCGCCAAGGCACCGGGCCATCCCCCGACCAGGGATAACAGGTGCAACGTGCTTTCCTGCGTCCTCCATCGCCCCCCGCGCGCGGCCCACTTGTCTTTGGCGTAGACGAGGAAGGCAACGAGACTCACGGCGACGTACCAGCCGGAGGCAAAGGACGGCAGGCGGCCTGTCACGGAAGCACCGAAAACGGAGAACAGCGCAGCGCCAGCCAGGCCAAGGGAAACGAAGCCGCAACCGCCTGGAACAGGCAGGGCCCCGGAATAAACGACCTGCTCAGCTCTGCGGCGACCATTGGCGTCGCTGCCGGGCAAGAAATTCACGGTATCGTCAACGTACGGCCTTCGCGCCCGGTCACGGAAAGCTGAAATATGCGCGAACACGTCGTCCCCGCCGTCATCGGGCCTGACAAAGCCGAAACCGCGTTCCTCGTTCCAGCTTACTATTCTTCCGGTCCGACGCATGTCATTTTTCCTTTCATTAGATTTCAATCGCCACCACCGCAAAAAAAACGTTCTGCGGCGAGTGAATACTTGCGCTCCGACGTAAGACACAAGAAGGAAATCACACAAAGTGGAACGGGGCAGCTTAGATTCCGATCAGGGCAAACGACCATTCTGCTTTCAGTGTCAGGGTCGGTATCGAGAGCGTTTTTTGTTCTACGCGTCCAGAAGCGGGCTCTCAGTCCATCCCCAGTCGAGCATTATAGACAAACGACTGGCTGGCGGCGAATTCCCGGTAGGCTTCCAGCGCTTCCGTCCGCAGGACATCCTCCACGACGTCTATTCCACGCCGTGCCAACTCGGCACGCCAGTCGGGATGGACCGGACCTTCGTCGAAACCGGTGATCTCCTCCAGCTCGGGCCCCTCGCCGGCAATCACCAGCGAGCGGACGCCCGACCACAGCACCGCGCCGAAACACATGGCGCAGGGCCGCCAGTTCACCACCAGCTGATGAGCAGGCAGTCCGGGAGCCCCCAGATCATAGACTCCCAACAGTTTCTGGGCCAGAGAGATGGCGACCACTTCCGCATGC encodes:
- a CDS encoding CMP deaminase, whose product is MAAVIEFSRRNFQSNTGGPFAAGIFERDSGRLVVIGVNRVVPFQCSSAHAEVVAISLAQKLLGVYDLGAPGLPAHQLVVNWRPCAMCFGAVLWSGVRSLVIAGEGPELEEITGFDEGPVHPDWRAELARRGIDVVEDVLRTEALEAYREFAASQSFVYNARLGMD
- a CDS encoding amino acid ABC transporter substrate-binding protein is translated as MKTIGKLFLAVVMLAFVCTGAMAGTLEKVQKDGQLILGVSEGVAGFSAPDSNGRWAGFDVDMGRAVAAAVLKNPEAIKFVPLASKQKIVAVSSGQVDLSRGTTWTMKRDCKQGVDFTAVLFYDGQGFMVKKSLGVDKALDLDGGSVAVVSGTTSELNVADFARANGIKLETVVFESKKEAFNAYVAGRTDAFTTDVSQLASLRAGAADAAEHIILPEVFSKEPLAPFVRHGDQQWKDLVTWVLFGLIEAEEKGITQANVLEMKASSTDPLIQRMLGATGDTGSFLDLDNDWLVRAIQAVGNYGEMYDRNFGPKSALNIPRGYNNLWNKGGLIYAMPIR
- a CDS encoding DUF1294 domain-containing protein, yielding MRRTGRIVSWNEERGFGFVRPDDGGDDVFAHISAFRDRARRPYVDDTVNFLPGSDANGRRRAEQVVYSGALPVPGGCGFVSLGLAGAALFSVFGASVTGRLPSFASGWYVAVSLVAFLVYAKDKWAARGGRWRTQESTLHLLSLVGGWPGALAAQAMLRHKSRKQSFRVAFWWTVVMNCGVLGWMLTERGRQFLWSFMGEYADMGFVEVFKAIIGG